Proteins found in one Hyla sarda isolate aHylSar1 chromosome 7, aHylSar1.hap1, whole genome shotgun sequence genomic segment:
- the LOC130282600 gene encoding gastrula zinc finger protein XlCGF26.1-like isoform X2, with the protein MQLSCSGLQGTDISDQDECDIDKSDIVTTVYIGGKMFTCTECDKFFTQHAALIRHQRNHTGEKPFPCSECGKSFTRKSILVEHKRIHTGEKPFSCGECGRRFTQKSSFAVHQRIHGRKGSFICSHCGKEFTEKLNSHTHGEEISCLNCREKAMRKLDAGEQVEDKMPFTCSECGKCFTNKSKLKVHEKIHNGEKPYPCSECKKCFSRKSVLVEHQRIHTGEKPFTCPMCWKSFTQRSGLLMHQKVCSCEKTFSCLDCGKQFMHTLNCQDREPTSCPECQDSGTDSQSLDKPSKYHTGSAGFNSGKSNHSMKYKAPARKESFHCSRCGKSFMYRSELMKHEIIHTDKKPFSCFDCGKRFNQKTNLLHHLTIHTGEKPFRCLDCNKSFRLKASFLVHQRVHSGEKPYSCSDCGKCFTQKSNLLRHRVLHTS; encoded by the coding sequence ATGCAGCTTTCATGTTCAGGCCTCCAGGGTACAGATATCTCTGATCAAGATGAATGTGATATTGATAAATCGGATATTGTTACCACAGTGTATATTGGGGGTAAAATGTTTACTTGCACTGAGTGTGATAAGTTTTTTACCCAGCATGCAGCACTCAttagacatcagagaaatcacaCTGGGGAGAAGCCCTTTCCATGTTCTGAATGTGGTAAATCCTTTACACGCAAATCAATCCTTGTGGAGCataagagaattcatacaggggaaaagccattttcatgtggtGAATGTGGAAGACGTTTTACCCAAAAGTCCAGCTTTGCTGTGCACCAACGCATCCATGGGAGGAAGGGATCATTTATTTGTTCTCATTGCGGAAAAGAATTTACTGAGAAGTTGAATAGTCACACACATGGGGAAGAGATCTCCTGCTTAAATTGCAGAGAGAAGGCTATGCGGAAGCTAGATGCTGGGGAACAGGTGGAAGACAAGATGCCATTTACGTGCTCTGagtgtggtaaatgttttactaACAAATCTAAACTTAAAGTGCATGAGAAAATACACAATGGTGAAAAACCATATCCATGCTCTGAGTGCAAAAAATGCTTTTCACGCAAGTCAGTTCTTGTTGAGCACCAGAGGAtccatacaggagagaagccatttacaTGCCCTATGTGTTGGAAGTCATTTACTCAGAGATCAGGACTTCTCATGCATCAGAAGGTTTGCTCGTGTGAGAAGACATTTTCATGTTTGGATTGTGGAAAACAGTTTATGCATACATTAAACTGTCAAGACAGAGAGCCAACATCTTGCCCAGAGTGCCAAGATTCAGGTACTGACTCCCAATCTCTTGATAAACCTTCAAAATATCACACAGGTTCAGCCGGCTTTAATTCTGGCAAATCAAATCATTCTATGAAATACAAGGCTCCTGCCCGCAAAGAATCATTCCATTGTTCCCGGTGTGGGAAGTCATTTATGTACAGATCAGAGCTCATGAAGCATGAGATTATTCACACAGACAAGAAGCCTTTCTCATGTTTTGATTGTGGCAAACGTTTTAACCAGAAAaccaatctccttcaccatcttACCATACATACAGGTGAAAAGCCTTTTAGGTGTTTAGATTGCAACAAAAGTTTCAGACTGAAAGCGAGTTTCCTCGTACATCAGAGGGTTCactcaggagagaagccctattcATGTTCTGATTGTGGCAAGTGTTTTACCCAGAAATCAAATCTTCTCAGACATCGGGTTCTTCACACAAGTTAA